A single genomic interval of Puntigrus tetrazona isolate hp1 chromosome 1, ASM1883169v1, whole genome shotgun sequence harbors:
- the dnm2b gene encoding dynamin-2 isoform X3, translated as MGNRGMEELIPLINKLQDAFSSIGQSCNLELPQIAVVGGQSAGKSSVLENFVGRDFLPRGSGIVTRRPLILQLVNSKAEYAEFLHCKGRKFVDFDEVRLEIEAETDRITGSNKGISSVPINLRVYSPNVLNLTLIDLPGMTKVAVGDQPVDIEYQIRDMLLQFISKENCLILAVTPANTDLANSDALKISKEVDPQGLRTIGVITKLDLMDEGTDARDILENKLLPLRRGYVGVVNRSQKDIDGRKDIKAALAAERKFFLSHPAYRHMAERMGTPYLQKTLNQQLTNHIRDTLPALRSKLQSQLLSLEKEVDEYKNFKPDDPARKTKALLQMVQQFGVDFEKRIEGSGDQVDTLELSGGARINRIFHERFPFELVKMEFDEKELRREISYAIKNIHGVRTGLFSPDLAFEAIVKKQIVKLKEPCLKCVDLVVSELATLIHKCTEKLNSYPLLREETERIVTTYIRERESKTKDQVMLLIDIELSYINTNHEDFIGFANAQQRSATVTKKRAMPNQVIRRGWLTINISIMKGGSKGYWFILTAESLSWYKDEEEKEKKFMLPLDNLKLRDVEKGFMSTKHTFAIFNTEQRNVYKDLRQIELACDSQEEVDSWKASFLRAGVYPEKDQVENEDGAPADSLSMDPQLERQVETIRNLVDSYIGIVNKSIRDLMPKTIMHLMINSAKEFIYSELLAYLYSSGDQSSLMEESAEQAQRRDEMLRMYHALKEALHIIGDISTSTVSAPVPPPVDDTWIHTDPSPPSQHKPSSGTAPPPGRPPAVRGPTPGPPPLNPSPAFGAPPVPSRPGPPVSANAFGSGTLEAPPPQVPSRPARVPPTLPPGIPRRPPAAPNRPTIIRPSEPSLLD; from the exons ATGGGGAACCGCGGGATGGAGGAGCTGATTCCTCTCATTAACAAACTGCAGGACGCGTTCAGCTCCATCGGACAGAGCTGTAACCTGGAGCTGCCGCAGATCGCGGTGGTGGGCGGCCAGAGCGCCGGGAAGAGCTCGGTGCTGGAGAACTTCGTGGGCAG GGATTTTCTGCCGAGAGGATCTGGCATCGTCACTCGCAGGCCTCTGATTCTCCAGCTAGTCAACAGTAAAGCAG AATATGCCGAGTTCCTGCACTGCAAGGGACGGAAGTTTGTGGACTTTGACGAGGTTCGTCTGGAGATCGAGGCTGAGACGGACAGAATCACCGGATCTAATAAAGGGATCTCTTCTGTGCCCATCAACCTACGAGTGTACTCACCCAACG tgctGAACCTGACTCTGATCGATCTTCCCGGTATGACCAAGGTGGCTGTGGGAGATCAGCCGGTGGACATCGAGTATCAGATCCG AGACATGTTGCTGCAGTTCATCTCTAAAGAGAACTGCCTGATCCTCGCCGTCACGCCGGCCAACACCGACCTCGCCAACTCCGACGCGCTGAAGATCAGCAAAGAGGTGGATCCTCAGG GTCTGCGTACCATCGGTGTGATCACTAAACTGGACCTGATGGACGAAGGAACCGACGCCAGAGACATCCTGGAGAACAAGCTGCTTCCTCTCCGCAGAGGT tatgttggtGTGGTGAACCGCAGTCAGAAGGACATTGATGGCAGGAAGGACATAAAAGCTGCACTTGCTGCTGAGAGGAAGTTCTTCCTGTCCCATCCGGCGTACAGACACATGGCCGAGAGAATGGGTACACCATACCTGCAGAAAACACTCaaccag CAACTGACGAATCACATCCGTGACACTCTTCCGGCGCTGCGCAGCAAACTTCAGTCTCAGCTGCTGTCTCTGGAGAAGGAGGTGGACGAGTACAAGAACTTCAAACCAGACGATCCGGCGCGTAAAACCAAAGCCCTGCTGCA GATGGTGCAGCAGTTCGGCGTGGACTTCGAGAAGCGGATCGAGGGATCTGGAGATCAGGTGGACACTCTCGAGCTCTCCGGCGGCGCCAGAATCAACCGCATCTTCCACGAGCGCTTCCCGTTTGAGCTCGTTAAG atggAGTTTGATGAGAAGGAGCTGCGGAGGGAGATCAGTTACGCCATCAAGAACATTCATGGAGTCAG GACGGGGCTCTTCTCCCCTGACCTGGCCTTTGAGGCCATCGTGAAAAAGCAGATAGTTAAACTGAAGGAGCCGTGCCTCAAGTGTGTGGATCTGGTGGTATCTGAGCTCGCCACACTCATCCACAAGTGCACTGAGAAG tTGAACTCGTATCCTCTACTGAGAGAAGAGACGGAGAGAATCGTCACCACCtacatcagagagagagaaagcaaaactAAAGACCAG gtgatGCTGCTGATCGACATCGAGCTCTCCTACATCAACACAAACCACGAGGACTTCATCGGTTTCGCCAA cgcACAGCAGCGGAGCGCAACTGTCACTAAGAAGAGAGCCATGCCCAACCAG GTGATCAGACGCGGTTGGCTCACCATCAACATCAGCATAATGAAGGGCGGATCTAAAGGCTACTGGTTCATCCTGACCGCAGAGTCTCTGTCCTGGTACAAGGatgaggag gagaaagagaagaagttCATGCTTCCGTTGGATAACCTGAAGCTCAGGGACGTTGAGAAAGGCTTCATGTCCACCAAACACACCTTCGCCATCTTCAACACCGAGCAGAG GAACGTGTATAAAGACCTTCGGCAGATCGAGCTGGCCTGCGATTCTCAGGAGGAAGTGGACAGCTGGAAAGCCTCCTTCCTGCGGGCGGGAGTCTATCCCGAGAAAGACCAG GTGGAGAACGAGGACGGCGCTCCGGCCGATTCCCTCTCCATGGATCCTCAGCTGGAGCGGCAGGTGGAGACCATCCGGAACCTGGTGGACTCCTACATCGGCATCGTCAACAAGAGCATCCGAGACCTGATGCCCAAGACCATCATGCACCTGATGATCAACAGC gccaAGGAGTTCATCTACTCGGAGCTGTTGGCGTATCTGTACTCGTCTGGCGATCAGAGCAGTCTGATGGAGGAGTCGGCCGAACAGGCTCAGAGACGTGACGAGATGCTCCGCATGTATCACGCTCTCAAAGAGGCGCTGCACATCATCGGAGACATCAGCACCAGCACCGTTTCTGCACCTGTCCCTCCGCCGGTGGACGACACCTGGATCCACACCGACCCCAG tCCTCCATCACAGCATAAACCATCCTCGGGCACGGCTCCGCCCCCTGGACGTCCCCCTGCAGTACGAGGCCCCACCCCTGGCCCGCCTCCTCTTAACCCCTCCCCTGCGTTCGGAGCTCCGCCCGTTCCATCCAGGCCCGGCCCTCCAGTCAGCGCTAATGCATTTGGGAGTGGCACGCTGGAGGCTCCACCCCCTCAGGTGCCATCCCGCCCCGCCCGGGTGCCGCCCACTCTTCCTCCCGGCATACCCAG gaGGCCTCCAGCCGCTCCGAACCGGCCCACCATCATCAGACCCTCAGAACCATCTCTGCTGGACTGA
- the dnm2b gene encoding dynamin-2 isoform X2 has protein sequence MGNRGMEELIPLINKLQDAFSSIGQSCNLELPQIAVVGGQSAGKSSVLENFVGRDFLPRGSGIVTRRPLILQLVNSKAEYAEFLHCKGRKFVDFDEVRLEIEAETDRITGSNKGISSVPINLRVYSPNVLNLTLIDLPGMTKVAVGDQPVDIEYQIRDMLLQFISKENCLILAVTPANTDLANSDALKISKEVDPQGLRTIGVITKLDLMDEGTDARDILENKLLPLRRGYVGVVNRSQKDIDGRKDIKAALAAERKFFLSHPAYRHMAERMGTPYLQKTLNQQLTNHIRDTLPALRSKLQSQLLSLEKEVDEYKNFKPDDPARKTKALLQMVQQFGVDFEKRIEGSGDQVDTLELSGGARINRIFHERFPFELVKMEFDEKELRREISYAIKNIHGVRTGLFSPDLAFEAIVKKQIVKLKEPCLKCVDLVVSELATLIHKCTEKLNSYPLLREETERIVTTYIRERESKTKDQVMLLIDIELSYINTNHEDFIGFANAQQRSATVTKKRAMPNQVIRRGWLTINISIMKGGSKGYWFILTAESLSWYKDEEEKEKKFMLPLDNLKLRDVEKGFMSTKHTFAIFNTEQRNVYKDLRQIELACDSQEEVDSWKASFLRAGVYPEKDQVENEDGAPADSLSMDPQLERQVETIRNLVDSYIGIVNKSIRDLMPKTIMHLMINSAKEFIYSELLAYLYSSGDQSSLMEESAEQAQRRDEMLRMYHALKEALHIIGDISTSTVSAPVPPPVDDTWIHTDPSPPSQHKPSSGTAPPPGRPPAVRGPTPGPPPLNPSPAFGAPPVPSRPGPPVSANAFGSGTLEAPPPQVPSRPARVPPTLPPGIPSRRPPAAPNRPTIIRPSEPSLLD, from the exons ATGGGGAACCGCGGGATGGAGGAGCTGATTCCTCTCATTAACAAACTGCAGGACGCGTTCAGCTCCATCGGACAGAGCTGTAACCTGGAGCTGCCGCAGATCGCGGTGGTGGGCGGCCAGAGCGCCGGGAAGAGCTCGGTGCTGGAGAACTTCGTGGGCAG GGATTTTCTGCCGAGAGGATCTGGCATCGTCACTCGCAGGCCTCTGATTCTCCAGCTAGTCAACAGTAAAGCAG AATATGCCGAGTTCCTGCACTGCAAGGGACGGAAGTTTGTGGACTTTGACGAGGTTCGTCTGGAGATCGAGGCTGAGACGGACAGAATCACCGGATCTAATAAAGGGATCTCTTCTGTGCCCATCAACCTACGAGTGTACTCACCCAACG tgctGAACCTGACTCTGATCGATCTTCCCGGTATGACCAAGGTGGCTGTGGGAGATCAGCCGGTGGACATCGAGTATCAGATCCG AGACATGTTGCTGCAGTTCATCTCTAAAGAGAACTGCCTGATCCTCGCCGTCACGCCGGCCAACACCGACCTCGCCAACTCCGACGCGCTGAAGATCAGCAAAGAGGTGGATCCTCAGG GTCTGCGTACCATCGGTGTGATCACTAAACTGGACCTGATGGACGAAGGAACCGACGCCAGAGACATCCTGGAGAACAAGCTGCTTCCTCTCCGCAGAGGT tatgttggtGTGGTGAACCGCAGTCAGAAGGACATTGATGGCAGGAAGGACATAAAAGCTGCACTTGCTGCTGAGAGGAAGTTCTTCCTGTCCCATCCGGCGTACAGACACATGGCCGAGAGAATGGGTACACCATACCTGCAGAAAACACTCaaccag CAACTGACGAATCACATCCGTGACACTCTTCCGGCGCTGCGCAGCAAACTTCAGTCTCAGCTGCTGTCTCTGGAGAAGGAGGTGGACGAGTACAAGAACTTCAAACCAGACGATCCGGCGCGTAAAACCAAAGCCCTGCTGCA GATGGTGCAGCAGTTCGGCGTGGACTTCGAGAAGCGGATCGAGGGATCTGGAGATCAGGTGGACACTCTCGAGCTCTCCGGCGGCGCCAGAATCAACCGCATCTTCCACGAGCGCTTCCCGTTTGAGCTCGTTAAG atggAGTTTGATGAGAAGGAGCTGCGGAGGGAGATCAGTTACGCCATCAAGAACATTCATGGAGTCAG GACGGGGCTCTTCTCCCCTGACCTGGCCTTTGAGGCCATCGTGAAAAAGCAGATAGTTAAACTGAAGGAGCCGTGCCTCAAGTGTGTGGATCTGGTGGTATCTGAGCTCGCCACACTCATCCACAAGTGCACTGAGAAG tTGAACTCGTATCCTCTACTGAGAGAAGAGACGGAGAGAATCGTCACCACCtacatcagagagagagaaagcaaaactAAAGACCAG gtgatGCTGCTGATCGACATCGAGCTCTCCTACATCAACACAAACCACGAGGACTTCATCGGTTTCGCCAA cgcACAGCAGCGGAGCGCAACTGTCACTAAGAAGAGAGCCATGCCCAACCAG GTGATCAGACGCGGTTGGCTCACCATCAACATCAGCATAATGAAGGGCGGATCTAAAGGCTACTGGTTCATCCTGACCGCAGAGTCTCTGTCCTGGTACAAGGatgaggag gagaaagagaagaagttCATGCTTCCGTTGGATAACCTGAAGCTCAGGGACGTTGAGAAAGGCTTCATGTCCACCAAACACACCTTCGCCATCTTCAACACCGAGCAGAG GAACGTGTATAAAGACCTTCGGCAGATCGAGCTGGCCTGCGATTCTCAGGAGGAAGTGGACAGCTGGAAAGCCTCCTTCCTGCGGGCGGGAGTCTATCCCGAGAAAGACCAG GTGGAGAACGAGGACGGCGCTCCGGCCGATTCCCTCTCCATGGATCCTCAGCTGGAGCGGCAGGTGGAGACCATCCGGAACCTGGTGGACTCCTACATCGGCATCGTCAACAAGAGCATCCGAGACCTGATGCCCAAGACCATCATGCACCTGATGATCAACAGC gccaAGGAGTTCATCTACTCGGAGCTGTTGGCGTATCTGTACTCGTCTGGCGATCAGAGCAGTCTGATGGAGGAGTCGGCCGAACAGGCTCAGAGACGTGACGAGATGCTCCGCATGTATCACGCTCTCAAAGAGGCGCTGCACATCATCGGAGACATCAGCACCAGCACCGTTTCTGCACCTGTCCCTCCGCCGGTGGACGACACCTGGATCCACACCGACCCCAG tCCTCCATCACAGCATAAACCATCCTCGGGCACGGCTCCGCCCCCTGGACGTCCCCCTGCAGTACGAGGCCCCACCCCTGGCCCGCCTCCTCTTAACCCCTCCCCTGCGTTCGGAGCTCCGCCCGTTCCATCCAGGCCCGGCCCTCCAGTCAGCGCTAATGCATTTGGGAGTGGCACGCTGGAGGCTCCACCCCCTCAGGTGCCATCCCGCCCCGCCCGGGTGCCGCCCACTCTTCCTCCCGGCATACCCAG caggaGGCCTCCAGCCGCTCCGAACCGGCCCACCATCATCAGACCCTCAGAACCATCTCTGCTGGACTGA
- the dnm2b gene encoding dynamin-2 isoform X1 translates to MGNRGMEELIPLINKLQDAFSSIGQSCNLELPQIAVVGGQSAGKSSVLENFVGRDFLPRGSGIVTRRPLILQLVNSKAEYAEFLHCKGRKFVDFDEVRLEIEAETDRITGSNKGISSVPINLRVYSPNVLNLTLIDLPGMTKVAVGDQPVDIEYQIRDMLLQFISKENCLILAVTPANTDLANSDALKISKEVDPQGLRTIGVITKLDLMDEGTDARDILENKLLPLRRGYVGVVNRSQKDIDGRKDIKAALAAERKFFLSHPAYRHMAERMGTPYLQKTLNQQLTNHIRDTLPALRSKLQSQLLSLEKEVDEYKNFKPDDPARKTKALLQMVQQFGVDFEKRIEGSGDQVDTLELSGGARINRIFHERFPFELVKMEFDEKELRREISYAIKNIHGVRTGLFTPDLAFEAIVKKQLIKLKEPCLKCIDLVIQELINTVRQCTLKLNSYPLLREETERIVTTYIRERESKTKDQVMLLIDIELSYINTNHEDFIGFANAQQRSATVTKKRAMPNQVIRRGWLTINISIMKGGSKGYWFILTAESLSWYKDEEEKEKKFMLPLDNLKLRDVEKGFMSTKHTFAIFNTEQRNVYKDLRQIELACDSQEEVDSWKASFLRAGVYPEKDQVENEDGAPADSLSMDPQLERQVETIRNLVDSYIGIVNKSIRDLMPKTIMHLMINSAKEFIYSELLAYLYSSGDQSSLMEESAEQAQRRDEMLRMYHALKEALHIIGDISTSTVSAPVPPPVDDTWIHTDPSPPSQHKPSSGTAPPPGRPPAVRGPTPGPPPLNPSPAFGAPPVPSRPGPPVSANAFGSGTLEAPPPQVPSRPARVPPTLPPGIPSRRPPAAPNRPTIIRPSEPSLLD, encoded by the exons ATGGGGAACCGCGGGATGGAGGAGCTGATTCCTCTCATTAACAAACTGCAGGACGCGTTCAGCTCCATCGGACAGAGCTGTAACCTGGAGCTGCCGCAGATCGCGGTGGTGGGCGGCCAGAGCGCCGGGAAGAGCTCGGTGCTGGAGAACTTCGTGGGCAG GGATTTTCTGCCGAGAGGATCTGGCATCGTCACTCGCAGGCCTCTGATTCTCCAGCTAGTCAACAGTAAAGCAG AATATGCCGAGTTCCTGCACTGCAAGGGACGGAAGTTTGTGGACTTTGACGAGGTTCGTCTGGAGATCGAGGCTGAGACGGACAGAATCACCGGATCTAATAAAGGGATCTCTTCTGTGCCCATCAACCTACGAGTGTACTCACCCAACG tgctGAACCTGACTCTGATCGATCTTCCCGGTATGACCAAGGTGGCTGTGGGAGATCAGCCGGTGGACATCGAGTATCAGATCCG AGACATGTTGCTGCAGTTCATCTCTAAAGAGAACTGCCTGATCCTCGCCGTCACGCCGGCCAACACCGACCTCGCCAACTCCGACGCGCTGAAGATCAGCAAAGAGGTGGATCCTCAGG GTCTGCGTACCATCGGTGTGATCACTAAACTGGACCTGATGGACGAAGGAACCGACGCCAGAGACATCCTGGAGAACAAGCTGCTTCCTCTCCGCAGAGGT tatgttggtGTGGTGAACCGCAGTCAGAAGGACATTGATGGCAGGAAGGACATAAAAGCTGCACTTGCTGCTGAGAGGAAGTTCTTCCTGTCCCATCCGGCGTACAGACACATGGCCGAGAGAATGGGTACACCATACCTGCAGAAAACACTCaaccag CAACTGACGAATCACATCCGTGACACTCTTCCGGCGCTGCGCAGCAAACTTCAGTCTCAGCTGCTGTCTCTGGAGAAGGAGGTGGACGAGTACAAGAACTTCAAACCAGACGATCCGGCGCGTAAAACCAAAGCCCTGCTGCA GATGGTGCAGCAGTTCGGCGTGGACTTCGAGAAGCGGATCGAGGGATCTGGAGATCAGGTGGACACTCTCGAGCTCTCCGGCGGCGCCAGAATCAACCGCATCTTCCACGAGCGCTTCCCGTTTGAGCTCGTTAAG atggAGTTTGATGAGAAGGAGCTGCGGAGGGAGATCAGTTACGCCATCAAGAACATTCATGGAGTCAG GACGGGGCTCTTCACCCCTGACTTGGCCTTCGAGGCCATCGTCAAAAAGCAGCTGATAAAGCTGAAGGAGCCGTGCCTCAAATGCATTGACCTGGTGATCCAGGAGCTCATCAACACGGTCAGGCAGTGCACGCTGAAG tTGAACTCGTATCCTCTACTGAGAGAAGAGACGGAGAGAATCGTCACCACCtacatcagagagagagaaagcaaaactAAAGACCAG gtgatGCTGCTGATCGACATCGAGCTCTCCTACATCAACACAAACCACGAGGACTTCATCGGTTTCGCCAA cgcACAGCAGCGGAGCGCAACTGTCACTAAGAAGAGAGCCATGCCCAACCAG GTGATCAGACGCGGTTGGCTCACCATCAACATCAGCATAATGAAGGGCGGATCTAAAGGCTACTGGTTCATCCTGACCGCAGAGTCTCTGTCCTGGTACAAGGatgaggag gagaaagagaagaagttCATGCTTCCGTTGGATAACCTGAAGCTCAGGGACGTTGAGAAAGGCTTCATGTCCACCAAACACACCTTCGCCATCTTCAACACCGAGCAGAG GAACGTGTATAAAGACCTTCGGCAGATCGAGCTGGCCTGCGATTCTCAGGAGGAAGTGGACAGCTGGAAAGCCTCCTTCCTGCGGGCGGGAGTCTATCCCGAGAAAGACCAG GTGGAGAACGAGGACGGCGCTCCGGCCGATTCCCTCTCCATGGATCCTCAGCTGGAGCGGCAGGTGGAGACCATCCGGAACCTGGTGGACTCCTACATCGGCATCGTCAACAAGAGCATCCGAGACCTGATGCCCAAGACCATCATGCACCTGATGATCAACAGC gccaAGGAGTTCATCTACTCGGAGCTGTTGGCGTATCTGTACTCGTCTGGCGATCAGAGCAGTCTGATGGAGGAGTCGGCCGAACAGGCTCAGAGACGTGACGAGATGCTCCGCATGTATCACGCTCTCAAAGAGGCGCTGCACATCATCGGAGACATCAGCACCAGCACCGTTTCTGCACCTGTCCCTCCGCCGGTGGACGACACCTGGATCCACACCGACCCCAG tCCTCCATCACAGCATAAACCATCCTCGGGCACGGCTCCGCCCCCTGGACGTCCCCCTGCAGTACGAGGCCCCACCCCTGGCCCGCCTCCTCTTAACCCCTCCCCTGCGTTCGGAGCTCCGCCCGTTCCATCCAGGCCCGGCCCTCCAGTCAGCGCTAATGCATTTGGGAGTGGCACGCTGGAGGCTCCACCCCCTCAGGTGCCATCCCGCCCCGCCCGGGTGCCGCCCACTCTTCCTCCCGGCATACCCAG caggaGGCCTCCAGCCGCTCCGAACCGGCCCACCATCATCAGACCCTCAGAACCATCTCTGCTGGACTGA
- the dnm2b gene encoding dynamin-2 isoform X4, with translation MGNRGMEELIPLINKLQDAFSSIGQSCNLELPQIAVVGGQSAGKSSVLENFVGRDFLPRGSGIVTRRPLILQLVNSKAEYAEFLHCKGRKFVDFDEVRLEIEAETDRITGSNKGISSVPINLRVYSPNVLNLTLIDLPGMTKVAVGDQPVDIEYQIRDMLLQFISKENCLILAVTPANTDLANSDALKISKEVDPQGLRTIGVITKLDLMDEGTDARDILENKLLPLRRGYVGVVNRSQKDIDGRKDIKAALAAERKFFLSHPAYRHMAERMGTPYLQKTLNQQLTNHIRDTLPALRSKLQSQLLSLEKEVDEYKNFKPDDPARKTKALLQMVQQFGVDFEKRIEGSGDQVDTLELSGGARINRIFHERFPFELVKMEFDEKELRREISYAIKNIHGVRTGLFTPDLAFEAIVKKQLIKLKEPCLKCIDLVIQELINTVRQCTLKLNSYPLLREETERIVTTYIRERESKTKDQVMLLIDIELSYINTNHEDFIGFANAQQRSATVTKKRAMPNQVIRRGWLTINISIMKGGSKGYWFILTAESLSWYKDEEEKEKKFMLPLDNLKLRDVEKGFMSTKHTFAIFNTEQRNVYKDLRQIELACDSQEEVDSWKASFLRAGVYPEKDQVENEDGAPADSLSMDPQLERQVETIRNLVDSYIGIVNKSIRDLMPKTIMHLMINSAKEFIYSELLAYLYSSGDQSSLMEESAEQAQRRDEMLRMYHALKEALHIIGDISTSTVSAPVPPPVDDTWIHTDPSPPSQHKPSSGTAPPPGRPPAVRGPTPGPPPLNPSPAFGAPPVPSRPGPPVSANAFGSGTLEAPPPQVPSRPARVPPTLPPGIPRRPPAAPNRPTIIRPSEPSLLD, from the exons ATGGGGAACCGCGGGATGGAGGAGCTGATTCCTCTCATTAACAAACTGCAGGACGCGTTCAGCTCCATCGGACAGAGCTGTAACCTGGAGCTGCCGCAGATCGCGGTGGTGGGCGGCCAGAGCGCCGGGAAGAGCTCGGTGCTGGAGAACTTCGTGGGCAG GGATTTTCTGCCGAGAGGATCTGGCATCGTCACTCGCAGGCCTCTGATTCTCCAGCTAGTCAACAGTAAAGCAG AATATGCCGAGTTCCTGCACTGCAAGGGACGGAAGTTTGTGGACTTTGACGAGGTTCGTCTGGAGATCGAGGCTGAGACGGACAGAATCACCGGATCTAATAAAGGGATCTCTTCTGTGCCCATCAACCTACGAGTGTACTCACCCAACG tgctGAACCTGACTCTGATCGATCTTCCCGGTATGACCAAGGTGGCTGTGGGAGATCAGCCGGTGGACATCGAGTATCAGATCCG AGACATGTTGCTGCAGTTCATCTCTAAAGAGAACTGCCTGATCCTCGCCGTCACGCCGGCCAACACCGACCTCGCCAACTCCGACGCGCTGAAGATCAGCAAAGAGGTGGATCCTCAGG GTCTGCGTACCATCGGTGTGATCACTAAACTGGACCTGATGGACGAAGGAACCGACGCCAGAGACATCCTGGAGAACAAGCTGCTTCCTCTCCGCAGAGGT tatgttggtGTGGTGAACCGCAGTCAGAAGGACATTGATGGCAGGAAGGACATAAAAGCTGCACTTGCTGCTGAGAGGAAGTTCTTCCTGTCCCATCCGGCGTACAGACACATGGCCGAGAGAATGGGTACACCATACCTGCAGAAAACACTCaaccag CAACTGACGAATCACATCCGTGACACTCTTCCGGCGCTGCGCAGCAAACTTCAGTCTCAGCTGCTGTCTCTGGAGAAGGAGGTGGACGAGTACAAGAACTTCAAACCAGACGATCCGGCGCGTAAAACCAAAGCCCTGCTGCA GATGGTGCAGCAGTTCGGCGTGGACTTCGAGAAGCGGATCGAGGGATCTGGAGATCAGGTGGACACTCTCGAGCTCTCCGGCGGCGCCAGAATCAACCGCATCTTCCACGAGCGCTTCCCGTTTGAGCTCGTTAAG atggAGTTTGATGAGAAGGAGCTGCGGAGGGAGATCAGTTACGCCATCAAGAACATTCATGGAGTCAG GACGGGGCTCTTCACCCCTGACTTGGCCTTCGAGGCCATCGTCAAAAAGCAGCTGATAAAGCTGAAGGAGCCGTGCCTCAAATGCATTGACCTGGTGATCCAGGAGCTCATCAACACGGTCAGGCAGTGCACGCTGAAG tTGAACTCGTATCCTCTACTGAGAGAAGAGACGGAGAGAATCGTCACCACCtacatcagagagagagaaagcaaaactAAAGACCAG gtgatGCTGCTGATCGACATCGAGCTCTCCTACATCAACACAAACCACGAGGACTTCATCGGTTTCGCCAA cgcACAGCAGCGGAGCGCAACTGTCACTAAGAAGAGAGCCATGCCCAACCAG GTGATCAGACGCGGTTGGCTCACCATCAACATCAGCATAATGAAGGGCGGATCTAAAGGCTACTGGTTCATCCTGACCGCAGAGTCTCTGTCCTGGTACAAGGatgaggag gagaaagagaagaagttCATGCTTCCGTTGGATAACCTGAAGCTCAGGGACGTTGAGAAAGGCTTCATGTCCACCAAACACACCTTCGCCATCTTCAACACCGAGCAGAG GAACGTGTATAAAGACCTTCGGCAGATCGAGCTGGCCTGCGATTCTCAGGAGGAAGTGGACAGCTGGAAAGCCTCCTTCCTGCGGGCGGGAGTCTATCCCGAGAAAGACCAG GTGGAGAACGAGGACGGCGCTCCGGCCGATTCCCTCTCCATGGATCCTCAGCTGGAGCGGCAGGTGGAGACCATCCGGAACCTGGTGGACTCCTACATCGGCATCGTCAACAAGAGCATCCGAGACCTGATGCCCAAGACCATCATGCACCTGATGATCAACAGC gccaAGGAGTTCATCTACTCGGAGCTGTTGGCGTATCTGTACTCGTCTGGCGATCAGAGCAGTCTGATGGAGGAGTCGGCCGAACAGGCTCAGAGACGTGACGAGATGCTCCGCATGTATCACGCTCTCAAAGAGGCGCTGCACATCATCGGAGACATCAGCACCAGCACCGTTTCTGCACCTGTCCCTCCGCCGGTGGACGACACCTGGATCCACACCGACCCCAG tCCTCCATCACAGCATAAACCATCCTCGGGCACGGCTCCGCCCCCTGGACGTCCCCCTGCAGTACGAGGCCCCACCCCTGGCCCGCCTCCTCTTAACCCCTCCCCTGCGTTCGGAGCTCCGCCCGTTCCATCCAGGCCCGGCCCTCCAGTCAGCGCTAATGCATTTGGGAGTGGCACGCTGGAGGCTCCACCCCCTCAGGTGCCATCCCGCCCCGCCCGGGTGCCGCCCACTCTTCCTCCCGGCATACCCAG gaGGCCTCCAGCCGCTCCGAACCGGCCCACCATCATCAGACCCTCAGAACCATCTCTGCTGGACTGA